Proteins encoded by one window of Arachis hypogaea cultivar Tifrunner chromosome 1, arahy.Tifrunner.gnm2.J5K5, whole genome shotgun sequence:
- the LOC112800817 gene encoding ERAD-associated E3 ubiquitin-protein ligase HRD1B, with amino-acid sequence MMRLKTYAGLSLIATLAITYHAFNSRGQFYPAMVYLSTSKISLVLLLNMGLVIMCILWQLTKKVFLGSLREAEVERLNEQSWREVMEILFAITIFRQDFSVTFLAMVTALLLIKALHWLAQKRVEYIETTPTVPMLSHVRIVSFMGFLLLLDSLFLYSNLKHLLQTWQPSVSIFFSFEYMILATTTVSIFVKYLFYVSDMLMEGQWERKPVFTFYLELIRDLLHLSMYLCFFLVIFVNYGVPLHLIRELYETFRNFKVRVADYIRYRKITSNMNDRFPDATPEELNASDATCIICREEMTTAKKLICGHLFHVHCLRSWLERQHTCPTCRALVVPPENGATATVGQQGAHPDGHRQGTGTTTGSTAQNEVGSGGATDNLSQHQARLQAAAAAAASIYEKSYVYPSPTSLVCSPGYTLQPPVQMSMGESVNMALNGEQASSEQAQQQFVLPGGPMISFPQMGHFHFLPSQTRGAPANYGVEFGVDPNMPSSHLEAHRKLLQYQIEILQNQLKLLQRTKVETGVDEGTSSSSTSTADSRGKQIASSHEIHREKE; translated from the exons ATGATGAGGCTGAAGACATATGCCGGTCTCAGTTTGATCGCAACCCTGGCTATCACATATCATGCATTTAACAGTAGAGGCCAGTTTTATCCGGCAATGGTGTATCTTTCAACTTCCAAGATCAGCTTAGTGCTTCTTCTCAACATGGGTTTGGTTATTATGTGTATTCTATGGCAGTTGACTAAAAAGGTATTCCTGGGTTCTCTTAGAGAAGCTGAGGTAGAAAGGCTTAACGAGCAATCGTGGAGGGAGGTTATGGAAATCCTCTTTGCCATTACTATTTTTAGGCAGGATTTCTCAGTTACATTTCTTGCGATGGTCACAGCGCTATTGTTGATTAAAGCTTTGCATTGGTTGGCTCAAAAGAGGGTTGAGTACATTGAGACAACTCCTACGGTGCCCATGTTGTCCCATGTTCGGATTGTATCTTTTATGGGTTTCCTTCTTCTCCTCGATAGCCTATTCTTATACAGTAATCTGAAGCATCTGCTACAAACATGGCAACCATCAGTTTCGATATTCTTCTCTTTTGA GTACATGATACTGGCAACGACAACAGTGTCGATTTttgtaaaatatcttttctatgttAGTGACATGCTCATGGAAGGACAATGGGAAAGGAAACCAGTCTTCACATTCTACTTGGAACTTATCAGGGACTTGCTTCACTTGTCTATGTATCTGTGCTTCTTCCTCGTAATTTTTGT AAACTATGGTGTTCCTTTGCACTTAATACGGGAGCTCTATGAGACATTTAGGAACTTCAAAGTCCGTGTTGCAGATTACATACGATATCGTAAGATCACTTCAAATATGAACGACCGATTTCCAGATGCAACACCTGAAGAGCTTAATGC AAGTGATGCAACTTGCATTATCTGTCGTGAAGAGATGACTACTGCAAAGAAACTTATATGTGGACATTTGTTTCATGTTCATTGCCTCCGATCATGGTTGGAGCGGCAACATACTTGCCCTACCTGCAGAGCCCTGGTTGTTCCCCCAGAAAATGGGGCAACAGCAACTGTAGGCCAGCAAGGAGCACATCCAGATGGTCATCGACAGG GAACAGGGACTACCACTGGAAGCACAGCTCAAAATGAGGTTGGCAGTGGTGGGGCAACTGATAATTTGAGTCAGCATCAAGCCCGACTTCAAGCTGCTGCCGCAGCAGCAGCTTCAATATATGAGAAGTCTTATGTTTATCCCTCTCCAACATCTTTAGTATG CTCTCCTGGGTACACTCTTCAACCCCCAGTTCAGATGTCTATGGGCGAATCTGTTAACATGGCACTCAATGGAGAACAAGCTTCTAGTGAACAGGCACAACAGCAATTTGTTCTCCCTGGTGGACCAATGATATCCTTTCCTCAAATGGGGCACTTCCATTTTCTTCCTTCCCAAACACGCGGAGCCCCTGCGAATTATGGAGTGGAGTTTGGAGTTGACCCAAATATGCCAAGCTCTCACCTGGAAGCTCATAGAAAACTACTTCAATATCAGATTGAG ATTCTGCAAAATCAGCTCAAGCTTTTGCAGAGGACAAAGGTTGAAACAGGTGTAGATGAGGGTACATCTTCATCGTCCACATCGACAGCAGATAGCAGAGGCAAGCAAATAGCATCGAGTCATGAGATTCATCGTGAAAAAGAATAA